In Helianthus annuus cultivar XRQ/B chromosome 8, HanXRQr2.0-SUNRISE, whole genome shotgun sequence, a single genomic region encodes these proteins:
- the LOC110871471 gene encoding homeobox protein knotted-1-like 2, with amino-acid sequence MEEVYGLMSYQEQVQQQTEVRQKRRIPTVFGSGSSSNNNNNNNTSSRLAEDDISSANRAKIMSHPLYPKLLQAYIACQKVGAPPDIANLFNEIFRENDFRRRSSACSCVGDDPELDQFMETYCEMLDRYRSDLAKPFDEATMFFSNMQTQLSDLCNGASVTNHTGSRQNSIG; translated from the exons ATGGAGGAAGTGTACGGATTAATGAGTTACCAAGAGCAAGTTCAACAACAAACGGAGGTTCGCCAGAAACGAAGGATTCCAACAGTGTTTGGATCAGGCTCCAGtagtaataataacaacaataataacacaaGCAGTAGATTAGCTGAAGATGATATCTCATCAGCAAATCGAGCCAAAATCATGTCTCATCCACTTTACCCTAAGTTGCTTCAAGCTTATATTGCTTGCCAAAAG GTTGGAGCTCCACCGGATATAGCTAATTTGTTCAACGAAATCTTTAGAGAGAATGATTTTAGGCGGAGATCCAGTGCGTGTTCCTGCGTTGGCGATGATCCAGAGCTTGACCAATTCATG GAAACTTACTGTGAGATGCTGGATCGGTACAGATCGGATCTCGCTAAACCGTTTGATGAAGCAACGATGTTTTTTAGCAATATGCAAACTCAACTTTCTGATCTGTGTAATGGAGCTTCTGTAACTAACCACACAG GAAGCAGACAAAATAGCATTGGCTGA